From Ptiloglossa arizonensis isolate GNS036 chromosome 10, iyPtiAriz1_principal, whole genome shotgun sequence, the proteins below share one genomic window:
- the Mo25 gene encoding calcium binding protein Mo25 isoform X1, translated as MPLFGKSQKSPAEVVKALKEAVNALERGDKKVEKAQEDVSKNLVHIKNMLYGTAETEPQADIVVAQLAQELYNSNLLLLLVQNLSRIDFEGKKDVAQVFNNILRRQIGTRSPTVEYICTKPEILFTLMSGYEHQDIALNCGTMLRECARYEALAKIMIYSDDFYNFFRYVEVSTFDIASDAFSTFKELLTRHKILSAEFLEINYDKVFSHYQRLLNSENYVTRRQSLKLLGELLLDRHNFTVMTRYISNPDNLKLMMNMLKEKSRNIQFEAFHVFKVFVANPNKPKPILDILLRNQEKLIEFLTRFHTDRSEDEQFNDEKAYLIKQIQELQSVHEN; from the exons ATGCCTCTGTTCGGAAAGTCTCAAAAGAGTCCGGCGGAGGTGGTGAAAGCTCTTAAGGAGGCAGTAAATGCATTGGAGCGTGGTGATAAGAAGGTAGAAAAG GCTCAAGAGGATGTTAGTAAAAATTTGGTACATATAAAAAATATGCTCTATGGAACAGCTGAGACAGAGCCTCAAGCAGATATTGTTGTTGCCCAATTGGCACAAGAATTATATAATAGTAATTTGTTGCTTTTACTTGTGCAAAATCTTAGTCGCATAGACTTTGAG GGAAAGAAAGATGTCGCTCAAGTGTTTAATAATATACTACGAAGACAAATTGGAACCAGATCTCCAACAGTGGAATACATATGCACTAAACCAGAAATATTATTTACTCTAATGTCTGG aTATGAACACCAAGATATTGCCTTAAATTGCGGCACTATGTTGAGAGAATGTGCGAGATATGaggccttggcaaaaattatgaTCTATTCGGAcgacttttacaattttttcagatATGTTGAAGTGTCGACCTTTGATATAGCTTCCGACGCATTTTCTACGTTCAAA GAATTACTTACCAGGCATAAAATACTGAGCGctgaatttttagaaataaattacgATAAAGTTTTCTCTCATTATCAAAGGTTATTGAATTCGGAAAACTATGTTACGCGACGACAGAGTTTGAAACTGCTAGGAGAACTTTTACTTGATAGACACAATTTTACC gtAATGACACGATATATTTCGAATCCTGATAATTTGAAATTGATGATGAATATGCTCAAAGAGAAATCACGTAATATACAATTTGAAGCGTTTCATGTTTTCAAG GTATTCGTGGCGAATCCGAACAAGCCGAAACCGATTTTAGACATTCTACTGCGCAACCAGGAGAAGCTAATTGAATTCCTGACGCGCTTCCACACTGATCGTTCAGAGGATGAACAATTTAACGACGAGAAGGCGTACCTTATTAAGCAGATTCAAGAACTTCAATCTGTACATGAGAATTAA
- the Mo25 gene encoding calcium binding protein Mo25 isoform X2, with the protein MPLFGKSQKSPAEVVKALKEAVNALERGDKKAQEDVSKNLVHIKNMLYGTAETEPQADIVVAQLAQELYNSNLLLLLVQNLSRIDFEGKKDVAQVFNNILRRQIGTRSPTVEYICTKPEILFTLMSGYEHQDIALNCGTMLRECARYEALAKIMIYSDDFYNFFRYVEVSTFDIASDAFSTFKELLTRHKILSAEFLEINYDKVFSHYQRLLNSENYVTRRQSLKLLGELLLDRHNFTVMTRYISNPDNLKLMMNMLKEKSRNIQFEAFHVFKVFVANPNKPKPILDILLRNQEKLIEFLTRFHTDRSEDEQFNDEKAYLIKQIQELQSVHEN; encoded by the exons ATGCCTCTGTTCGGAAAGTCTCAAAAGAGTCCGGCGGAGGTGGTGAAAGCTCTTAAGGAGGCAGTAAATGCATTGGAGCGTGGTGATAAGAAG GCTCAAGAGGATGTTAGTAAAAATTTGGTACATATAAAAAATATGCTCTATGGAACAGCTGAGACAGAGCCTCAAGCAGATATTGTTGTTGCCCAATTGGCACAAGAATTATATAATAGTAATTTGTTGCTTTTACTTGTGCAAAATCTTAGTCGCATAGACTTTGAG GGAAAGAAAGATGTCGCTCAAGTGTTTAATAATATACTACGAAGACAAATTGGAACCAGATCTCCAACAGTGGAATACATATGCACTAAACCAGAAATATTATTTACTCTAATGTCTGG aTATGAACACCAAGATATTGCCTTAAATTGCGGCACTATGTTGAGAGAATGTGCGAGATATGaggccttggcaaaaattatgaTCTATTCGGAcgacttttacaattttttcagatATGTTGAAGTGTCGACCTTTGATATAGCTTCCGACGCATTTTCTACGTTCAAA GAATTACTTACCAGGCATAAAATACTGAGCGctgaatttttagaaataaattacgATAAAGTTTTCTCTCATTATCAAAGGTTATTGAATTCGGAAAACTATGTTACGCGACGACAGAGTTTGAAACTGCTAGGAGAACTTTTACTTGATAGACACAATTTTACC gtAATGACACGATATATTTCGAATCCTGATAATTTGAAATTGATGATGAATATGCTCAAAGAGAAATCACGTAATATACAATTTGAAGCGTTTCATGTTTTCAAG GTATTCGTGGCGAATCCGAACAAGCCGAAACCGATTTTAGACATTCTACTGCGCAACCAGGAGAAGCTAATTGAATTCCTGACGCGCTTCCACACTGATCGTTCAGAGGATGAACAATTTAACGACGAGAAGGCGTACCTTATTAAGCAGATTCAAGAACTTCAATCTGTACATGAGAATTAA